Proteins encoded by one window of Rhineura floridana isolate rRhiFlo1 chromosome 9, rRhiFlo1.hap2, whole genome shotgun sequence:
- the BDH2 gene encoding dehydrogenase/reductase SDR family member 6 isoform X2, translated as MNVNVRSMYLMMKTFLPKMLEQKSGNIINMSSVASSIKGIVNRCVYSTSKAAVIGLTKSIAVDFAEKGIRCNCVCPGTIDTPSLRDRIQASPDPEQALKDFLARQKMGRIGTAEEVAHLFVYLASDESAYMTGRECIIDGGWSM; from the exons ATGAATGTCAATGTGCGCAGCATGTATCTGATGATGAAAACATTCCTGCCTAAG ATGCTGGAGCAAAAATCTGGTAATATTATCAACATGTCTTCTGTGGCATCCAGCATCAAAG GGATTGTTAACAGGTGTGTCTACAGTACCTCAAAGGCAGCGGTTATTGGTCTCACCAAATCCATAGCTGTTGACTTTGCTGAAAAAGGAATCAGATGCAACTGTGTTTGTCCTG GCACTATTGACACTCCTTCTCTGCGTGACAGAATCCAGGCCAGCCCAGATCCAGAACAG gCACTGAAAGACTTTCTGGCCAGGCAAAAGATGGGTAGGATCGGTACAGCTGAAGAAGTAGCTCATCTCTTTGTATATCTGGCTTCCGATGAA TCAGCATACATGACTGGCAGGGAGTGCATCATTGATGGTGGCTGGAGTATGTGA
- the BDH2 gene encoding dehydrogenase/reductase SDR family member 6 isoform X1: MGRLDGKVILLSAAAQGIGRAVALAFAKEGAKVIATDVNESKLRELEAYPGIQVQVLDVTNKEQIEKLAKEVKRIDVLCNIAGFVSNGTILDCEEKDWDFTMNVNVRSMYLMMKTFLPKMLEQKSGNIINMSSVASSIKGIVNRCVYSTSKAAVIGLTKSIAVDFAEKGIRCNCVCPGTIDTPSLRDRIQASPDPEQALKDFLARQKMGRIGTAEEVAHLFVYLASDESAYMTGRECIIDGGWSM, encoded by the exons ATGGGGCGGCTTGATGGGAAAGTGATACTGCTGTCTGCTGCAGCACAAGGAATTGGTCGCGCTGTGGCTTTA GCTTTTGCAAAGGAAGGAGCCAAAGTAATTGCTACAGATGTCAATGAATCCAAACTCCGAGAACTGGAAGCTTACCCAG GCATCCAGGTTCAGGTGCTGGATGTCACCAACAAAGAACAAATTGAAAAACTGGCCAAGGAAGTTAAGAGGATTGATGTTCTGTGTAATATTGCAGG ATTTGTCAGTAATGGGACCATTTTGGACTGTGAGGAAAAAGACTGGGACTTCACAATGAATGTCAATGTGCGCAGCATGTATCTGATGATGAAAACATTCCTGCCTAAG ATGCTGGAGCAAAAATCTGGTAATATTATCAACATGTCTTCTGTGGCATCCAGCATCAAAG GGATTGTTAACAGGTGTGTCTACAGTACCTCAAAGGCAGCGGTTATTGGTCTCACCAAATCCATAGCTGTTGACTTTGCTGAAAAAGGAATCAGATGCAACTGTGTTTGTCCTG GCACTATTGACACTCCTTCTCTGCGTGACAGAATCCAGGCCAGCCCAGATCCAGAACAG gCACTGAAAGACTTTCTGGCCAGGCAAAAGATGGGTAGGATCGGTACAGCTGAAGAAGTAGCTCATCTCTTTGTATATCTGGCTTCCGATGAA TCAGCATACATGACTGGCAGGGAGTGCATCATTGATGGTGGCTGGAGTATGTGA